A region of uncultured Anaeromusa sp. DNA encodes the following proteins:
- the buk gene encoding butyrate kinase → MSERILAINPGSTSTKIGIFEGTKEVRTINLSHSAEEIARFPQINDQLSYRLEAIQAVLKEEGLKAADFAAIVGRGGLLKPVVSGTYAVNEAMLTDLKSGEYGIHASNLGGVLANLLAKEACCPAFIVDPVVVDELTPVARLTGLPEMPRQCIFHALNQKAVAKRFAADKGKSYEELNLIVAHLGGGISVGCHAKGQVVEVNNALNGDGPFSPERAGTVQAMQFAKMVKERSLDDIKKLLAGKGGLVAHLGTNDAREVERRIHEGDKQAELVYDALIYQIARYIAANSVAVNGKVDYILLTGGIAYSKYLTARLIEKVKFIAPVEVLPGEDELQALAEGAYRVLNGKEQAKTY, encoded by the coding sequence ATGTCCGAACGGATTCTTGCCATTAACCCCGGTTCGACGTCTACTAAGATAGGCATTTTTGAAGGAACGAAAGAAGTCCGCACCATTAACCTCAGCCACAGTGCGGAAGAAATTGCCCGCTTCCCCCAGATCAATGATCAACTGTCGTATCGTTTGGAAGCGATCCAGGCCGTTTTAAAAGAAGAAGGCTTGAAGGCTGCAGATTTTGCCGCTATCGTTGGTCGTGGCGGTCTTTTGAAACCAGTTGTCAGCGGTACTTATGCTGTGAATGAAGCGATGCTCACCGATTTGAAGAGCGGCGAATACGGTATTCATGCTTCTAATTTGGGTGGAGTGTTGGCGAATCTACTGGCGAAGGAAGCCTGCTGCCCGGCGTTTATTGTTGACCCGGTGGTAGTTGACGAGCTGACGCCGGTGGCGCGTCTTACTGGTTTGCCGGAAATGCCGCGGCAGTGCATTTTTCACGCCCTTAATCAAAAAGCGGTGGCCAAGCGTTTTGCCGCCGACAAAGGAAAGTCTTACGAAGAGCTGAACTTGATTGTAGCGCATTTGGGCGGCGGTATTTCCGTAGGTTGTCATGCGAAAGGACAAGTTGTGGAAGTAAATAACGCGCTGAATGGCGATGGACCTTTTTCGCCGGAACGGGCTGGTACGGTACAGGCGATGCAGTTTGCTAAAATGGTTAAAGAGCGCAGCCTAGATGACATTAAAAAGCTGCTGGCCGGCAAGGGCGGTCTTGTGGCGCATTTGGGTACTAATGATGCCCGTGAAGTGGAACGTCGCATTCATGAAGGTGATAAACAGGCGGAATTGGTCTATGACGCATTGATCTATCAGATTGCTCGCTATATTGCCGCTAACTCTGTAGCTGTTAACGGCAAAGTGGACTATATTCTGCTTACAGGCGGCATTGCGTATTCTAAATATCTTACGGCGCGTCTGATTGAAAAAGTGAAGTTCATTGCGCCGGTGGAAGTGCTGCCTGGCGAAGACGAGCTGCAAGCGCTGGCCGAAGGCGCGTATCGTGTGCTGAACGGTAAGGAGCAGGCCAAAACCTACTAA
- a CDS encoding methyl-accepting chemotaxis protein: MKIKGKIIALVLLSTFFMTLAGSVGYYYTKVLSNDLEQMYQDNLLSVKRINETRHNFRAVQVMFLQLLSTTQAPAKEQALLKQIKELSEETNETLNAYESQSLTEKEKQLMSQLKDSISRYRSAREQALQLDQAGQKAAAYQQFVTNAAPQIDTVNAKLKELADYNAQESQTMQQDGASHARTAGLTILIVCLASIAIGLGVGWRLAATIAARLADVSQHLQQIAKGNLQQPLLTIRTQDEIGSMGLAVNKMTESLKSLLSQVSQSSQQVAASSEELMASAEQCSHVSNQVADNITQIAQGTHEQEKEITTSSNAVEHISSSIQEIAGNAALVSSLSKQTSSSVIEGQAAIQAAIQQMDTVNNGVSHSAQVVSKLGERSQEIGQIVDTISGIAGQTNLLALNAAIEAARAGEQGRGFAVVADEVRKLAEQSQEAAKQIARLIGEIQKETQVAVETMQSGTQEVAKGTQVVNNAGQSFQSIAALVEQMTHQTQSISSSIQELAHGSEQVVSSVKTIDAISKDSSGQAQTIAAAAEEQAASMEEIAAASETLTTLAENLQTAINQFKL, from the coding sequence TTGAAAATCAAAGGAAAAATCATAGCACTTGTCCTTCTCTCTACCTTTTTTATGACTCTGGCAGGCTCTGTTGGCTATTACTACACCAAGGTCTTAAGCAACGATTTGGAGCAGATGTACCAAGACAATCTACTTTCTGTCAAACGCATCAATGAAACCCGTCACAACTTCCGGGCCGTTCAGGTTATGTTTTTACAACTTCTTTCTACTACGCAGGCCCCCGCCAAAGAACAGGCATTGCTCAAACAAATCAAAGAACTTTCGGAAGAAACCAACGAAACCCTCAACGCATATGAGTCGCAGAGCCTGACCGAAAAAGAGAAACAACTTATGAGTCAGCTCAAAGATAGCATCTCCCGTTACCGGAGTGCACGGGAACAAGCCCTGCAACTCGACCAAGCAGGCCAAAAAGCGGCCGCTTATCAACAATTCGTAACTAATGCCGCCCCGCAAATTGACACTGTCAATGCCAAGCTGAAAGAACTAGCTGATTACAATGCCCAAGAAAGTCAAACCATGCAGCAAGATGGCGCTAGTCACGCCCGCACAGCCGGCCTGACTATTCTCATCGTCTGCCTCGCCTCAATCGCCATCGGCCTTGGCGTCGGCTGGCGGCTAGCCGCCACTATCGCGGCCAGACTTGCCGACGTCAGCCAGCATCTGCAGCAAATTGCCAAAGGAAACTTGCAACAGCCATTATTAACCATCCGCACTCAGGATGAAATTGGCAGCATGGGCCTTGCCGTAAACAAGATGACGGAAAGCCTAAAAAGCCTACTCTCCCAGGTTTCTCAATCTTCACAGCAAGTAGCCGCTTCCTCGGAGGAGTTAATGGCCAGCGCTGAACAATGCTCTCACGTCAGTAATCAAGTAGCAGATAATATCACCCAAATTGCCCAGGGAACCCATGAGCAGGAAAAAGAAATTACCACGTCTTCAAACGCCGTGGAGCATATATCTTCCAGCATTCAAGAAATTGCTGGCAATGCTGCACTAGTATCCTCTTTATCAAAACAGACCTCTAGCTCCGTCATAGAAGGACAAGCCGCCATCCAGGCCGCTATTCAGCAAATGGACACCGTAAATAACGGCGTTAGCCACTCTGCACAGGTAGTTTCTAAGCTTGGGGAACGTTCCCAAGAAATCGGCCAAATCGTCGACACCATCTCCGGCATTGCTGGCCAGACTAACCTCTTGGCTCTGAACGCAGCCATTGAAGCGGCTCGTGCCGGCGAGCAAGGGCGCGGCTTTGCCGTAGTCGCGGATGAAGTACGCAAGCTAGCGGAACAAAGCCAAGAAGCCGCCAAGCAAATCGCCCGGTTAATTGGTGAAATTCAAAAGGAAACGCAGGTGGCGGTTGAAACCATGCAAAGTGGTACGCAAGAAGTCGCCAAAGGCACACAAGTCGTCAACAATGCCGGTCAGTCTTTTCAATCCATCGCCGCTTTAGTAGAGCAAATGACGCACCAGACGCAAAGCATTTCCTCCTCTATCCAAGAATTGGCCCATGGCAGCGAGCAAGTGGTTTCCTCTGTAAAAACGATTGACGCCATCAGTAAAGACTCCTCCGGTCAAGCGCAGACCATTGCCGCCGCCGCCGAAGAGCAGGCCGCTTCGATGGAAGAAATCGCCGCAGCCAGCGAAACCTTAACTACACTAGCGGAAAATCTGCAAACCGCGATAAACCAGTTCAAACTTTAA